CTTGTCCTTGGATGAGTTTCGAGGCAGTCTGCTAAAGACATTCTCATCGACTATTTTATAATGCTTAGACAACTGTTTTTGAATAATTCCACAATATCTATCAACACGTTCATCATTTTTGCTGTATAACGCTGGAACCGTAAtcaataagatggttcctgccaccATTAAAACAAACATCGTTATAAACACAACACACCACAACATCACAtcatattatatttaataatatgcAGCAAATACAAGCATATATCCTAGCACTAAGGAGTATCAAGCAATAACGTacagtcacaacacacatatcaTTCACAAGGAATGTAATACATACCGATATATGCAATtgtgaagaaggagaagaagctGCCAATGACAGACAAGAGCCACAAATAGACCACCACCTGTCAAATTTACAATAAACGTAAACGTATAAGACACTCATCTCTTTCTGAACTATAGATTACAGCAAAGGTTGATCCGCCTCAAAATTTTATGTTTGGAGCTCAACCCTTCATAATAAGCTCCTGCAACTGCTAGTTAACACAAATTTTTGGCGGATCAGTCAATTTCTCAAGGTTTTTCATCAAATTTAGAAAATAGAAATGGTAAATACCTTTTTGTAACCCTCAGACTAGACATAACAAGCCTCCTACTCCATCTAGTTGACACTCAGCGGATCAGTTTCTCATAGTCCTCCAGTCATATGTGCCTATACTCTCCGGCATGGACACCCCCAGCCATGCCAGAATAAGTAATACTATTTCTGTCATTCATAGTTGACTTCATGGATCTCTAGCCGACCAGGCTAAGAAAAATTTGGAAGGTTGCGCGGAGATTGACGTATGGGAAGTGAAAGAAAGGAAACGGAAGGAAAGAGACGTTGGTAGGGAATTTATATGACTTGAGTTTCAGAGCTTCAGCTCAGAAGGGGACCAGGCTCTATGATTCCTGGGCTGCTTGTATTTTCTCTGTTATTCAAGAAGTTGCTTATCTTCCCTATCTAGTCCTCTGGGTCAATACCATTTTTCCCTCTCTCACCGTTTTTGAGTGAAAGTTTATACCAAACAAGCACTAATTTGACCCGCTAATGCCTGTATAGTACACGTCTAAATGGTGACAAACTTACAGCAAAACAGGCAGATGAATTCAGGGATACTAGAATTGATACTATAATACCACAAGTAGATGACTACAAGATTTCTAGAATTGGTTCTGTCAAGCAAACAAAAACTAACCTTGAAGAAAAGTCTAAAATCTTTGCCAAGGGTAATATCATGAGccattagcaacaaattgttgaTTTTTACACGAAATGAAGCTGCAGCATTGTTAACCATTTCCTCTGACAATACTAGCTCTGGTAAGGTGTACAGTTGTCTGTTcgttgaaagaaaagaaagacacTAATTAAATGATCACAAACAACACTTTCAAAGAAAAATTATTGGAATGAGACCCCATTGAAGTGTTTATAAGAGCAGATAGTGAGGAACACATCCTTACTTGTTTCTAAGAGCAGCATAGTTGGCACGTAGAAATAACAGTACGATCAAAATGAGCAAAACATCTGAACAAATTGACAAGAATGATAGTCCGGACCGTTCGAAAAGGACCCAAGCAACAGTTGCAACAACAATGACACCAAAAGAAACATGTCGTCGTTTCCACAATAGAACATCAGCAGCTAAAATGGGCAGGAGGCATAAAGAAAGACCAactataagtaaaaaaaaaaaaaaaaaaccttgaaAAGGTAGTGTGATTGTATTCTCTATATATTAAACTAGGCTATAATTTTGGCAATTAATCATCTGGGCCAGTGTGAATATTACAGTATAATCATTTAAGATGATTGAAAAACCATAAACAAACATTAAATTGCATTAATCGACCAAAAGAAAGTCCACAAACATAACTCCCCATAATTGTTTTTTCTTATTCAGGAAAAcccaaaatgaaaaaaaaaaaaaccagaatcCCAAGAGTGACGAAAGCCTCAAAAAAGAAAACAACTGAGACAATTTCTTCTGTTATCTTACCCACAGAGTGGTAAACTGAGGCTTGGCCTAAGgttgaagaaggagaagaagaaaaagggtaaGGGGTCGCTTTCCTTCCATCGCCGTCTCCATCTCCTTCTGTGTTGAGTTTTTCTTGTGAATTTTCCATGATCAACCCAAGTTCCCGAATTGCAGATGTTGAATAGAGGGATTTTCCAAGACTGTTGACAAATTGAAATAAACAATCAGAATCATTCGAATTTGGTAATTGGAATGGGATCCacagtagttttttttttttggaatgggATCCACAATTGCACCTGCGTTTTCTATGAGACGACAACGTTGAAAGTTAAAACGACGGAACTAGCTTCAACGTTCTGCTGTCGTTTTAGATGAATGAGCCATTATTTTGGGCTGGAATGGAAGCAAGGCCCAATCAGGAGGACAATGTGGGCTTTTACAAGGTCCGGGGTAGCATGTGGAATTTACCAAAATTATGCATCAAAACGTAGAGCCTCCCATGAAATAAATTTGATTGAAGgaggaaattatattttatatgagatttttaatagagtatgcaaaaatatgatttcttttcaaaaaaaagttaatctatggctttttttttaagatttttcacttttatgggtttattttcccatatttttgtataaaagttggttaatGCCATAGTTTACTCTTactcaagttttattaatttggaagggtatatttgtaatttgcttattatttttttagcttatttatttttctatattatttttatataacaagcttatattacatttttctttggttgttttgcaatttttttgtttgtgatataaattgtgtttattattttttcatttattataaacattttttccttatttttatattgtatgttTATTTTTTCAAATCATGTGTAAGGTAATCacttacttgattgatctttgacaattatgtaaaaaaaatcctagagctaggttaaataacatgtaccaggaggagtaaccagttaccctgagaggagtaacATTCTGCCATAAGAGCGGTGAtaggttactcatattaaatatgaaaagaaacatcaactTTGAATGAAAAAAAGGAAGAACACTTCACTAAAAAAATGAAGAAGTAACTataattttagtaacataggtaaccagttaccataaagaaccaaAAAATATACACATAGATCATaacatgaaggtaaccagttacccctagaaatatacacacaaaaaacgtaaatgtaaccagttacccccagaaatatacacacaaagaacgggaaggtAACAAGTTTCCACAAatttgaaaatagaaaaaaaaaatcagatccacccccggtcccttctctcccatcttcttcatataattttttttctagatttgaatattctcatcagggtaactagttacccattcatgttttcatttttttattagttttttttttttccaaattttggtgttcctataagggttacagtaaaaagaaaatgctgaaaaaattgatttgaatttttttacctaTAGtggaaaaaaactataaaaaattacaataataaaagataataaataaataaaatattaaaataataatgtaatgttaaaatatgtgtgaaaaaatgggaaaaaagaaTATGGAATAAGAAAAGAATAAGtataaaaaggaagaaaaaagaaggaaaaaaaactaaaaatatatgaagaaaaaaaacaaaacaaaagagatgatgaaggaaaaaaaaaagatgaatgaataaaaatgaaaagatgaagaagaaagatgatgaaaaaatggaaagaaaaaaaattatgaatgaaaaaaatgaaaaaaaactgaaaaaatatatataaaaaaaaaaacaatacaaatgaaataaaaaaaaatagataaatgaataaaaatgaaaaagtataaaaagaagaagaatggcaaaatagaaataaaaaaaatgataaaggaaagaaatggtagaaaaaaaaaagaaaaaatggaagaacaaataagtaagaaaaaaaataaagaaaaaataattgaaaaatgaaggaaaaaataaaaaaaaattgaaaaaactaaaataaaatcaccttcaaaattaaagaaaatataactatgacaaaaaaaatgtggcatttctatattttagttagctactaattgtgtttctcatactttaattttgtctttaataaattttctcgtacaaattaagaaaattataattctcatatttttacacattaataatataaaagctatattttttaaaaatcctCTTAAATAAAATTATCGCATTAGTTAATGTAATTTTTTAGTACATAATTTTAATTGACCTATATTACTCTTTTTCATATATAAACAAAACAAGGATATACATTATTTTTATACGGttttccaaatttttttttttacaaaaatcgtGCAACATGGCATTTTTAACAAAAAAAGAAATACGTACACACATATATTTCTGCATATATGTGTATGGGTACTGATTGATAAGCTAAAAAATATTCCTTTATAATAGGACATTGATGCTAAAATTGAAAACAATAATTAAACaacattaaagaaaattaaaacaaCAAACAATAGTAAGACGATTAACTAACaacacaacataaacataaaataaacaacaaaacaaaTACTAAAAATAACATAACAACAAAAACTAAGACAATAAGACATTGACATCTCTAACAAGATTTTATTCATTAATAATAGCACCACCATTACCACCAGCTATCCTATTTTTTgtacgtgtatatatatatagagaacaAATATGCTAAATTGTTATATTAGATATAAGAATGAATAAAGTCAAAATAACTACTTATTAGTTCAAAAAATTGGCTCATAAGATGTCAAACCCTAATAAATACGCTCACAAAAAAAAACTGCATTTACaaagtaaaaaataataatatataaaagtTAAAATAATGACaagcttttaaaaaaaaaacaaagtaatgTTCTTTCTCTAGCTTGCTTTATTTTGTCTTTTACTAATAATAAAATATAGTGAAAATGTGTAGGAACTACAAACATGTATGTATAGTGCATAAGGAAATGAGTATGATAAGTAGTATTAGTTGTTAATGTACATATTAGTGGTATGTAATTATTGTTAGTCTTGGTCATTATCTAGTGTACAGGTGTCCCTATACCATTACTTtatataacgccctggatagccaagaccgttacactgtgtgtttataaaggtgtaagacttgttaatcaagtcatttaatttgaaacgtGTTACAAAAATTACAGTTGAACtagagttaaaagattttggtctcaaaagcttcattttttATAAACAAGCATTTTctttatatgggatcccaaaagtagtaaagttaaaagacagtctacaaaattttaggattaaaatacagttattagccactctaaggcaaatcAGACAATTAAGTTTTTCTCGTCCTGTATCACTcatcggccatggcggccgatcagttgtctatgtacattcagccccgaagctctccatctcaggactggaccaactttcccttgcctttacctgcaccacgtagcacccgtgagccaaggcccagcaagaaaacacaataacagagcataatcattaagcaaacaactagataactcatacagtatgaacatgtactcaacagtccaaatattcatgttattcaagtattcagcatacccagtacatcatttcatatcaataatcaattcacatatgataaccagggttaacgcccttaggccgcaccctctatctatcccactgactccggcccacttaaaccgagctcattgaatattaagctgtcctcagcaaacggggtggtggaatcaaaccccgagcccccgggcaaaaaccctaagaaataacccaaaaacccctttctgggaacagggtagtgctacagtgccctaaagtgggcgctacagcgctacaaacagagcctttAGGCTCCTAGATgcccaagcctagcgctacagcgctagtcatagCCAGACACTACTTAGTTTTCTCCTCTTcaaatttcctcgagccaaaccttcccaaaactcaatcaaacctcaaccaaacttcaaaacaagcctccccacatcctcaactcatcctataagtcccaaccacacaaaactcaatcacatgcaccccaaatcaaggaattCACCATAACTGAACTTAGAGCCCAAAAACTCAACAGGAAAaacaactgaaaccacagaattcaagtgaccaagatcagagcttcttaccttaaacagagAAGTttaaccttaggctatcctccactcttccttagctttcaccCCTCAAAGCTTCAAtctcaattccctagaattcccaccaaaattcagctcaaaatccatatttacattagaaccagaaactgaaaagcaaccttaaaccttacctcaaatggatggtaTACTCTTGTTAACTTCTCAAACCAAACCAAGGACcatagcctcaagctcctgcccagacTCTCCCTAAGTTAcagctccaaattccttcaagagATGAGGAAGAAACCTAAACTGAGAGGGAGAAGAAATGACTcttgttttccttctttctttttcttcttcttttcttttccttcagcttccttcaaattctagactttccactaaggcataaagcagacttaactcttatcccttataagacAAATGACCATAGtaccctcccattaaatttaagcccttaatccttccaagggcattctggtcatttgctcccaattcccgctaattcctcgagtgtctctaatatttaccgcttacttcccaacacctaactaatcaccaattatattccttgttaaccctcaaattagccaacgacatgGTTTCAAATATACAACAATAAATAGCACGATGCTTGAAaatataatctaatggaaaagaaagaacatcaagaattatagtggttcggccccagtgattggtaatgacctacgtccactttgagatattgttattatagaatcctaaagttgtgatcaaagaactaaggttcttgagtttcacagaccgTAGGCGTAATACAATCGGGTGGTAACAACTCACCTTAGCTccttttctctcaatcttaagcaaaaaagctaaaatgaatccaaaagtcccttccttgagctatttcatgtgtatttataggctcaaggaggattacatatgATAATGTGTCTTATCTTATCCTTAATAACCGTGTATCAaggatgattatgaagaaatattcaaatgaagttaatattagattacaacttaaaaaggaaataaatcgggcttcacgGCCAGTCTGGTGGTGACAAACATTAACTCTGACAAGGAGGCGCGCTTCTGGTCGACAGTGGAACATCACCTCTACCTtttaattctgccacgtgtcagtCTATGTGTAAGTAATCTTTTCCACATCATCAGtgaccttttttgggtaaacattt
This genomic interval from Humulus lupulus chromosome 8, drHumLupu1.1, whole genome shotgun sequence contains the following:
- the LOC133798230 gene encoding reticulon-like protein B16, with protein sequence MENSQEKLNTEGDGDGDGRKATPYPFSSSPSSTLGQASVYHSVAADVLLWKRRHVSFGVIVVATVAWVLFERSGLSFLSICSDVLLILIVLLFLRANYAALRNKQLYTLPELVLSEEMVNNAAASFRVKINNLLLMAHDITLGKDFRLFFKVVVYLWLLSVIGSFFSFFTIAYIGTILLITVPALYSKNDERVDRYCGIIQKQLSKHYKIVDENVFSRLPRNSSKDKDL